The Romeriopsis navalis LEGE 11480 genomic interval TACTAAGCTGGGCGGCTGCGATTTTGAATCACGATATACGTCTAAGCCAATCAGACGAGGTTGGAGGGGGGTGATTTTTTTTAGGAGTTGATCGAGGGAAGCATCCGAGAATAGTATGTTGCCATGCTCTCTCCGTTCATTTTGAATATCACTTTCGGTAATTTCGACAATTAAAAACCGGGGGTCTTGGTCTTCACTGGGCCGCATGCGGAGCAAGTGATCATAGGCGGGGAGTTCTAGGGGCTGGAGGAGGCCAAAGGAGCGAATGATCAGCAGCAGCAGCGTCACTAGTAAACTGGCCCAAAGTACGGACCGGCGTTTGGTCTTGCGATAGATTAGGGCTCGCTGGAGTTCCTGCTCAGCCTGCTGGTGAGCTGCTGCAGTCGCTTGCAGTTGTTTTTGCAGTTTCTGACTGGCAGTGATGTAGTAGAGATGCTGCGGAGCAGGGCGGGGCGATTTATCTAGGGCTTGTTCTAACCACTGTTCAGCGGCGGCTAAATCCCGATCGCGCAGTAAGTAGCTACTATCTTGGCCCTCTTGTTCCCATTCGATCGCACGCACCAATAAGCGTGTGTGCATTCTCAGATGCCTTAGATCGGTATCGAGGAATTTTAGCAATCGCGTGAAGGCTTTATCAAAGTCATCGGTCTTGCGAAAAAAGAGTGCGTTGTGAGTCGCTAAAGCCTCAGGCCACAGGCTCATATCGGTATCGCGTCGAACGATCGGCAACACTCGTTTATGGTGTTGTACAGCGTGATCGATTTCTCGCTTGCAAACATCTGAAGCTAAAGAATCTGGAGTGACAATGAAGATAAAGGTGTCTGCGGCTTCAATCCCTCCCTGAATTTCTAGCCACCAATCCGTTCCCAAAGGAATCCCGTCCCAATCGATCCAGGTGTTTCGATTATTTATTGCGAGAGCTTGATTAAGAATTACAACAAACTCTTGGTCTCTCCGAGAATAGGATATGAAAATGTCGCTCATACTAAACTTGAATCAGGTCGTCTAGGTATCAAGAATTCTCAGCGTATCGTCTCGTAAACGTATGAGGAAGAAAAGTTTATCGCCTTGAGAGTTATTTCTAATGCCATTCTCGTGGTATTGGTGCTGCCTATGGAGTATCAGTTTTTAGTATAGGATTAGTCACAGAATGAGGGATAGTATTTTCTCTAAACTTAAGTAGAGTAGTAATTTCAGAATTACTCTATCCCTCATAATAGACTTGACTAAAGGCTAATTGTCTCACTGGCTTCAGCGACAAGCACACCTTGGCGGAAAACTTGCACAGTAAAATTAGCATTACCTGACCTTAGACCCCAAAACTGAATTCGCCAAATTCGGTTCAGAAAATACTGTTCTTGCCGATCATATAGCGATCGATCTAGTTGGACTTCTCGATCACCTTGAGTAATGTTCATCGTTACTTCAATGCCATCTTGGGGCGAAGCGGGTGAACCGTCAGTTTTAACGACTTCTGCTCCAAAGATACGCGAACTCCAAAACGATCGCGGTGGGACAGTGAAAATATTGGTAATTCGAAATTCTGGTACTGAAGGCGGCGGTGGTGTATCACCAGCCAATATCAAGTTTGCAGCAGCCACAGCAAAATCTTGGCGCGCCGCACCCGTTTGAGCTACACCGGGGGAATTGCGTGTTACGGATACACCACGTACACGTAATTCATAGGTGTCATTAACTGGATTTTCAATGACAACTTTCTGAGTATTATTTTGGACTGTTGGATAGGCAGTAACATCACCATTGAATATAGTGCCATCTGGTGCCTTGAGCTGAAGATAGAGTTTATTTTGGATTTGACCAACGCCGACTGGGCCTGGCGCATCCGTCCAGACGAGAGTGATTTTCATTGGCTGCGTATTATCAATCGGCTGCACTTTATAAATGCGAATTTCACCCGTCTCAACGGCACTCTCCAATTCGTCATCAAACCAGGCTTGCTGCAACAGGCTATTCGTGATGTTGGCCCGCCCAAAGCCACAAACAGAATTCTGTTGTGAACTGGGAATTTCATTGGCATATTGACCTGCCATCGGAATTGCGCCATTCAACAATAGAGCCTTAATTAACGCCGCTGACGGTTTGACATTTGGCTGATAATGTTCACGCTGTTCAATCAGATATTGCCGAATCACGGCAGCGGCTCCAGCAACCAGAGGGGTACTCATACTCGTCCCACCGCTCCAGCAGTATTTATCTCGTAGAGCATCCCCTGCGGCTAAATCTCCCCATAGAATTTCACGATTGCCGCGATAGACAGTCGATCGCATCGATAGGATATTCGTGCCTGGTGCCACAAGATCGGGCTTGATCCGACCATCATCCGTTGGACCTCGCGAAGAGAATGCTGCCATCCCCTCACTATTATCAGAAACATGGCCAGCGGCATTCAGGCTTGACCAACCGGCCTGACTCCAAGTGCGATTTAATCCTGGAGTAGGGACTGATGTTGCAGGACGATTATTTTCACTCGCACCAACTGTGACACAATTTTTGGCCGTTCCAGGCGAACCCATCGAATCGGGTAAGACTGACCCATTTCGGTCAACTCCCTCATTTCCCGCTGCAAACAAAATCAGCATGTCCCGGTGTTCCCAGACATAGCGATCGACCGTTCTGGAATTTTCGGTATAACGTCCAGCGACAGAAGCACCCCAGGAATTTGTATGAATCCTTGCACCCGCTTGATATGCACTATCAAATAAGGGGGTTAAATCATCGGGTAAGCCCCATAGAGAAGCCGCTGGCGGGGGCCAGTTGCGCGTGAAGGGGCGAAGACCGACCGCACGTAATTCGGCCAGACTTTTCCAGTTAATATTTTGTTCGACCGCTTGAAAATAAATTTTGGCTTCCGGGGCAATTCCTTTGGGTAC includes:
- a CDS encoding S8 family serine peptidase — encoded protein: MSTKVLVTTTSTDERQQLSQIGCEVLAEYPSSVLARCTDAQYSSLVDAGLEITPLEVPELRVAGTLFAFSEARSAEVSEPLNIDPNRTAYYLVELIGPPKSDWLKAIQDIGGRIQANLSDFTLLVGLLPSQMTALNNQSWIEAITPYRPAMKVSPQLRANPTRTLRSTELQTLNLAARSADEPEQVEISVFEGEDISAIANEVEAVGGTILSQTTESIKAVMSVEGITALAKEQSVEAIQPSVFNQFYNDRAATIMAVPSDRTFADLPLLGTGQTVAVADSGLDTGQINNIHADIQGRVVDLQSWPTGAAFAPYTNDPVGNDDGPADFYSGHGTHVAGSVLGNGAAAIANGAGPVPKGIAPEAKIYFQAVEQNINWKSLAELRAVGLRPFTRNWPPPAASLWGLPDDLTPLFDSAYQAGARIHTNSWGASVAGRYTENSRTVDRYVWEHRDMLILFAAGNEGVDRNGSVLPDSMGSPGTAKNCVTVGASENNRPATSVPTPGLNRTWSQAGWSSLNAAGHVSDNSEGMAAFSSRGPTDDGRIKPDLVAPGTNILSMRSTVYRGNREILWGDLAAGDALRDKYCWSGGTSMSTPLVAGAAAVIRQYLIEQREHYQPNVKPSAALIKALLLNGAIPMAGQYANEIPSSQQNSVCGFGRANITNSLLQQAWFDDELESAVETGEIRIYKVQPIDNTQPMKITLVWTDAPGPVGVGQIQNKLYLQLKAPDGTIFNGDVTAYPTVQNNTQKVVIENPVNDTYELRVRGVSVTRNSPGVAQTGAARQDFAVAAANLILAGDTPPPPSVPEFRITNIFTVPPRSFWSSRIFGAEVVKTDGSPASPQDGIEVTMNITQGDREVQLDRSLYDRQEQYFLNRIWRIQFWGLRSGNANFTVQVFRQGVLVAEASETISL
- a CDS encoding CHASE2 domain-containing protein, encoding MSDIFISYSRRDQEFVVILNQALAINNRNTWIDWDGIPLGTDWWLEIQGGIEAADTFIFIVTPDSLASDVCKREIDHAVQHHKRVLPIVRRDTDMSLWPEALATHNALFFRKTDDFDKAFTRLLKFLDTDLRHLRMHTRLLVRAIEWEQEGQDSSYLLRDRDLAAAEQWLEQALDKSPRPAPQHLYYITASQKLQKQLQATAAAHQQAEQELQRALIYRKTKRRSVLWASLLVTLLLLIIRSFGLLQPLELPAYDHLLRMRPSEDQDPRFLIVEITESDIQNERREHGNILFSDASLDQLLKKITPLQPRLIGLDVYRDSKSQPPSLVNRLRQNDRIYGLCKTAEVDQKGQLLPNNNGTPMPNEIAPARVGFSDAVFDPDGIVRRHLLVQEVIPNTQCIPEHAFSLILAQRYLTLNPKSQNIQPLTTVQQLNEGAPLKVGSITLPRLQAGTAGYHSDDTDGGYQILLNYRATADPDRTPFDRISLAEILSQPIAADRIQNKIVLVGITATTGGDDYVETPYGVGNAKMPGVTVQAHMISQLLSAALDGRSLLWVWPQPVEALWTWAWALLGGLLAWQFQKLMQLAIAIGVATTTLTLICFMFMTQAGWVPLIPPGLALMLTSGLVVYLAFRRPAKLQLAKSQASIAHPANPVP